The nucleotide window GTCGCCTTACGGCCAGGTAACAACCTTGTAATATCCCATATTTTTCTAAAGCCTCAATTGTATATTGGGAACAACTGGGATAAAAGCGACATCTTTTTCCTAGAACCGGCGATATAAAAATCTGATAAAAACGAATTGAGGCGATCATGATTTTTTTAACAATCTCATCCATTAACTTCCTCGCATTATAAAATTTTCCCCATTC belongs to Moorella humiferrea and includes:
- the yidD gene encoding membrane protein insertion efficiency factor YidD; its protein translation is MIASIRFYQIFISPVLGKRCRFYPSCSQYTIEALEKYGILQGCYLAVRRLIRCHPWHPGGYDPLR